In Actinotignum schaalii, the sequence AGGTTTCAATCCGTACTGAAATACTACGTTTGATACGTTTCAACGTCAAGCGGCAAACGTTGTTTGCTTCTGAGCAAACGCAGCTCAGGCACTTATTAGCGCGACTGCGCTACTCGAAGAAAGGGCGCAATAAGGGCGCAATAACGCCATTTTCGGGTATTAGTCGGCGGGCTGGCGCGGAGGCGCCGTCGATTCTCGAACTACCAACTCAGGAATAAAAGCAATGTCTTGAGCTTCGGCGGGTTGCTCCAGAAGAAGGCGAGCCGCGGTTTCTCCCAGTTGTTCCATCGGCTGCCGAACCGTTGTGAGTGGGGTGATGAGTTCACGGGCGACGTCAATATCATCGAAGCCAATAATGGACATATCGCGTGGGATAGAAAGGTGATGCCGCCTGGCAGCACGCATGGCACCGATGGCGAGGGAATCGTTGGCACAAAAAACAGCGGTAACTTCCGGGTGGGAAGAAAGGAGCTTCGTCATGGCGCTTTCACCGCTTGCCGCATCAAAACGCTCGGCGTTGATTTCCACCAAGGTCAGTAGGTCATCGGATTTCATGACGGTCTGGCGCACCCCTATTCTGCGCGCCTGCGCTTGCCGTACTTTAGCCGAGCCGTTGATAAAGCCAATGCGGTGGTGGCCGAGGCTGCGAAGATGCTCTATGGCAATTTCAGCCCCTCTGGTGTCGTCGACTGAAACCGCATTCATCCCGTCCTTGAGTGCGGGATGATCAAGCAGAACGAGGGGTATTCTGCGGGTCTCGAGCAGATGCAAGCTTTTTTCGGCACCGGAGGATGGCGTCAGGATAATTCCGCGA encodes:
- a CDS encoding LacI family DNA-binding transcriptional regulator, coding for MTRRPSIREVSQLAGVSLGTASNVLNHPERVSDHTRKKVEAAIEKLGFIPSEAGRRLRKVDSKLVGVLVLDVANPFFAAAASAIEARLAEESCFPVIGSTGGDPDREAGLLRLLLGQEVRGIILTPSSGAEKSLHLLETRRIPLVLLDHPALKDGMNAVSVDDTRGAEIAIEHLRSLGHHRIGFINGSAKVRQAQARRIGVRQTVMKSDDLLTLVEINAERFDAASGESAMTKLLSSHPEVTAVFCANDSLAIGAMRAARRHHLSIPRDMSIIGFDDIDVARELITPLTTVRQPMEQLGETAARLLLEQPAEAQDIAFIPELVVRESTAPPRQPAD